A region of Elusimicrobiota bacterium DNA encodes the following proteins:
- the nth gene encoding endonuclease III, with protein MASRVDKLLVALKKLYPQVSCALTHRNPFQLLIATILSAQCTDERVNHVTPHLFKEYPTPEKMARATLPSVEEIIWSTGFFRQKAKSIVLSSRILVEEHAGQVPRTMDALLRLRGVARKTANVVLGSGFGIASGVVVDTHVTRLSRRLGLTREKDPVKIERDLMRQVPQADWIWLSHALISHGRQVCGARKPQCPECLVRHLCPSAGRE; from the coding sequence ATGGCCTCGCGCGTGGACAAATTGCTGGTCGCTCTTAAAAAACTCTATCCCCAGGTCTCCTGCGCGCTCACGCACCGCAATCCCTTCCAGCTTTTGATCGCCACCATCCTGTCCGCTCAATGCACGGACGAGAGGGTGAACCACGTCACGCCGCATCTCTTCAAAGAATACCCAACCCCGGAGAAAATGGCTCGGGCGACCTTGCCTTCGGTGGAAGAGATCATTTGGTCCACGGGCTTTTTCCGCCAGAAGGCGAAATCCATCGTTCTTTCTTCCCGAATTCTTGTCGAAGAACACGCCGGACAGGTTCCCCGAACGATGGACGCCCTCCTTCGTCTGCGCGGGGTCGCCCGCAAAACGGCCAACGTCGTTTTGGGCTCAGGGTTTGGAATCGCCTCCGGCGTCGTGGTGGACACTCACGTCACGCGTCTCTCGCGACGGCTGGGGTTGACCCGGGAAAAAGATCCCGTTAAAATCGAACGAGACTTGATGCGTCAAGTTCCACAGGCGGATTGGATTTGGCTTTCCCACGCGCTCATTTCCCACGGCCGACAGGTGTGCGGGGCGCGAAAACCCCAGTGCCCGGAATGCCTGGTCCGACACCTCTGCCCTTCGGCGGGCCGAGAGTGA
- a CDS encoding DUF309 domain-containing protein yields MNDPRLEEGVNCFNREEFFEAHEVWENLWNETYDDSKPFVQGLIQVATAMHHLYNGNMRGARTLYHSGLDLLKPFGTRRSGIDLGKLSRQFTQALEGFLDVPYEQLAGRGGSGGPLKAADASTRAFKIDYEKE; encoded by the coding sequence GTGAACGATCCTCGCCTGGAAGAAGGGGTGAACTGTTTCAACCGGGAGGAGTTTTTTGAAGCCCACGAAGTTTGGGAAAACCTGTGGAACGAAACCTACGACGATTCAAAACCATTCGTCCAAGGATTGATCCAGGTGGCCACGGCCATGCACCATCTGTATAATGGAAACATGCGCGGCGCGCGAACGCTCTACCACTCGGGCCTGGACCTATTGAAACCCTTCGGAACCCGCCGGTCGGGAATCGATCTCGGGAAACTGAGCCGCCAGTTCACCCAGGCGCTGGAGGGTTTTCTGGACGTTCCTTACGAGCAGTTGGCGGGTCGCGGCGGGTCGGGAGGGCCGCTGAAGGCGGCCGACGCGTCGACCCGCGCCTTTAAAATCGACTATGAAAAAGAGTAA
- a CDS encoding NUDIX hydrolase, with protein sequence MKKSNPTPKSTHLHPLQERRILQGFKTAGLAKRWWASAAKEIRHCLRCGGGLIWRHIRLEGKKRFICTECEFIVYQNPKIVAATLPVRDGKIYLLRRAIEPAYGLWSHPAGYLELGETVEQGAARETLEEIRTRVTLVGPPRVYSYPDAAVVTMVYLAKVSGPEPRPGPESLEVRAFRPAEIPWDSLAFRSTFHALRDWVRELN encoded by the coding sequence ATGAAAAAGAGTAATCCAACTCCAAAATCGACGCACCTCCACCCTCTTCAAGAGCGGCGGATTTTACAAGGTTTTAAAACCGCCGGGTTGGCGAAACGTTGGTGGGCTTCCGCCGCCAAAGAAATCCGCCATTGCCTGCGTTGCGGCGGCGGGTTGATCTGGCGCCACATCCGGTTGGAGGGGAAAAAACGTTTTATCTGCACGGAGTGCGAGTTCATCGTCTATCAAAATCCAAAAATCGTGGCGGCGACGCTCCCGGTCCGAGACGGAAAGATCTACCTCCTCCGGCGGGCCATCGAACCGGCCTACGGGCTCTGGAGCCACCCCGCCGGCTATCTAGAACTGGGAGAAACCGTGGAGCAAGGAGCCGCCCGGGAAACATTGGAAGAGATCCGCACCCGGGTCACGCTGGTGGGCCCGCCCCGGGTCTATTCTTACCCCGACGCGGCGGTCGTCACGATGGTTTATTTAGCGAAGGTTTCTGGGCCCGAGCCGCGCCCCGGACCGGAATCCCTCGAAGTTCGCGCTTTCCGCCCGGCCGAAATCCCCTGGGACTCCCTGGCGTTCCGAAGCACGTTCCACGCCCTCCGGGATTGGGTGCGGGAGTTGAATTAA
- the lexA gene encoding transcriptional repressor LexA, with protein sequence MDPLTDRQTQIYQFLQQKIQTSGFPPTVREIGRHFRIYPKAVQDHLAALERKGVLHRAKETARGIVLEARGLVSAHLRIPILGRVPAGMPLEAISEVEDYLAVDEAIAKRANFALRVKGDSMVPDLRDGDLVLVRNQPTAQNGDIVVATVDGGDATVKKFRRVGRDIFLEPTNKAYPILRGQELAVIGCVTSLIRTFF encoded by the coding sequence ATGGACCCTCTTACGGATCGACAAACTCAAATCTATCAGTTTCTTCAACAGAAAATCCAGACGAGCGGGTTTCCCCCCACGGTTCGGGAAATCGGTCGGCACTTCCGCATTTATCCGAAAGCGGTGCAGGACCATCTGGCGGCGCTGGAACGGAAAGGGGTTTTGCATCGGGCCAAGGAAACAGCCAGGGGAATTGTTTTGGAAGCCCGGGGGCTGGTGAGCGCCCATTTGCGCATTCCCATTCTGGGGCGAGTGCCGGCCGGAATGCCGCTGGAAGCCATTTCCGAAGTGGAGGATTATCTGGCGGTGGACGAAGCCATCGCCAAGCGCGCCAACTTCGCCCTCCGGGTCAAAGGGGACAGTATGGTGCCCGACCTACGCGATGGGGATTTGGTTTTGGTGCGAAACCAGCCCACGGCCCAAAACGGCGACATCGTGGTGGCCACGGTGGACGGCGGTGACGCCACCGTTAAGAAATTTCGCCGCGTCGGCCGAGATATTTTCCTGGAACCCACCAACAAGGCCTACCCCATCCTGCGAGGCCAAGAGCTGGCCGTGATTGGGTGCGTCACCAGCCTGATCCGAACCTTCTTTTAA
- a CDS encoding AMP-binding protein, giving the protein MSHRPKILFFSEAVTLAHVSRPLMLMETLDPDRYDLHFACAFRYESYFNLKRSTYWPMESISYDAFISSMSGDKSAYDDEQVESYLAEEDALIREIQPDLIVNDARYTLCISAPSAGIPLVNINNSYWSPFRKNKGFPIPAYKRSALFQMFPPALAERLLPFELVKRTFPIMRPYYHWKFLAPFNRARLRRGLSPLRSIEAINTFGDWTLYCDVPALIPLNPLSATHRFLGPLLWSPPEAPPLPTMDRSKPILYISLGSSNDVPRCREIVADLAELDVQLLVATANRFSFPSSDRVHAAEFLPGVDASKAAALVVCSGGSTAAYQALSVGTPVLGLPSNTDQHLAMGGIERWGAGLSIRADQATPANVREAVKRILADPAFKQRAEALAQQFSGFDARKRFRAFMDEILPAPGGRAEPSSHLQTLPDRLRRRAERTPDRPAFWGLTARQRGEAPQTYGQVWDQVQRLAAALRERGVERGERVGFLAGVDPAWELLNLAVMLAGGRRGGVGPPRCARSSPERGPTERHQSLGRSK; this is encoded by the coding sequence ATGAGCCATCGACCTAAAATATTGTTTTTTTCTGAAGCGGTGACGCTGGCCCACGTGTCCCGCCCCTTGATGCTGATGGAAACCCTGGACCCGGACCGCTACGACCTGCATTTCGCCTGTGCGTTCCGTTACGAATCTTATTTTAATCTTAAACGCTCCACCTACTGGCCGATGGAGAGCATTTCCTACGACGCGTTCATCAGCTCCATGAGCGGCGACAAATCAGCCTACGACGATGAACAGGTGGAAAGCTACCTCGCCGAAGAAGACGCCCTGATCCGCGAAATTCAACCGGATTTGATTGTGAACGACGCGCGCTACACGCTCTGCATCAGCGCTCCCTCCGCGGGAATCCCACTCGTCAACATCAACAATTCCTACTGGAGCCCCTTCCGCAAGAATAAAGGGTTCCCGATCCCGGCCTATAAACGATCCGCCCTCTTCCAGATGTTTCCGCCGGCCCTGGCGGAGCGCCTCCTGCCCTTTGAGTTGGTCAAGCGCACGTTTCCGATCATGCGACCCTACTACCATTGGAAATTCCTGGCGCCGTTCAACCGGGCCCGCCTCCGTCGGGGCCTTTCTCCTCTGCGGAGTATCGAAGCCATCAACACCTTCGGCGATTGGACGTTGTATTGCGATGTGCCGGCTCTCATTCCATTGAACCCCTTGTCGGCCACCCATCGGTTCCTGGGCCCGCTCCTATGGTCGCCGCCCGAAGCGCCGCCTTTGCCGACGATGGATCGATCGAAACCCATCCTATACATCAGCCTCGGCTCTTCCAACGACGTGCCCCGATGCCGTGAAATCGTGGCGGACTTGGCCGAGTTGGACGTCCAACTACTGGTGGCGACCGCGAACCGGTTCTCTTTTCCCTCGTCGGACCGGGTGCATGCGGCTGAGTTTCTGCCGGGGGTCGACGCCTCCAAAGCGGCCGCGCTGGTGGTGTGCAGCGGCGGCAGCACGGCGGCCTACCAAGCGCTCTCGGTCGGGACGCCGGTTTTGGGCCTGCCCTCCAACACAGACCAACACCTGGCCATGGGAGGCATCGAGCGTTGGGGGGCGGGGCTTTCCATTCGGGCCGACCAGGCCACTCCCGCCAACGTGCGGGAAGCGGTGAAGCGAATCTTGGCGGATCCCGCCTTCAAACAACGGGCCGAGGCGTTGGCCCAACAATTTTCCGGGTTCGACGCGCGGAAACGCTTTCGGGCGTTCATGGACGAAATACTCCCCGCTCCCGGGGGACGCGCTGAACCCTCGAGCCACCTGCAAACCCTGCCGGACCGCCTCCGTCGACGAGCGGAACGGACGCCCGACCGGCCCGCCTTTTGGGGACTGACGGCGCGCCAACGGGGAGAAGCCCCGCAGACGTACGGCCAAGTTTGGGATCAAGTCCAGCGGCTGGCGGCCGCGCTTCGTGAGCGGGGGGTGGAGCGGGGAGAGCGGGTGGGTTTTTTGGCCGGGGTGGATCCCGCCTGGGAACTGTTGAACCTGGCGGTGATGTTGGCGGGCGGGCGTCGTGGTGGGGTTGGACCTCCACGATGCGCCCGATCGAGTCCGGAACGCGGCCCAACAGAGCGACATCAAAGCCTGGGTCGTTCAAAATGA
- a CDS encoding AMP-binding protein encodes MVGLDLHDAPDRVRNAAQQSDIKAWVVQNEKVLADWPGLFEGARLVLLLNDPPTLPPGDQVIPYRRLLDGPALSPVPWPNPDDLATLIFTSGTTGEPKGVPYTHRQLTHAVRAIARAYRGLPEGFQSLCWLPLSNLFQRMVNLCAMERGAVITFVPHPNQLVESLPLVRPELLIGVPRFYEKLEAGIRNAVAAKPWGVQALFRWSLAVGAAYRTGRHAHNTLRFFLWPLYQTLDGLVLRVVRQRFGGRLRYLVSGAAALNPKTIQFFWGLGLSTLEAYGTSENAIPIALNRPGAFAFGTTGQPLGPNEVQIGPDREVLVKGPSLFTGYWNQPREASLFQGSYFRTGDEGRWEPGGFLKLLGRLSEIIKTSTGRRLAPGPIEHHFKAVPFVDQAVVLGNGRKGPALLVTIDPSRLGLTENAEGGFSPALKEKVEKDLVDQAARLPSLSQPLGILVLHRAFSVLRGEITSNLKIRRRAIEHHYGSILDTLYEEAVGASGPTVWFLSSSDTRMQEFATLPVLHRLKTSVILRWISLGFFFLRAGAAYAKYSWNLYRAPWNFKKYQFTLFETLIRLFRNTVGPLKGPLVKIGQTLSFVDLGLPPALQGLLREIQYKTQPLSAKIIRNIIRRSLGKDPRDLFLDWHDIPLASASISQIHLARLKDGRRVAVKVRYPGIEQIVKSDLVAVKALLPLVSAMTGVRNVRENFEEAKRLLLGECDFRKELIFMKRFKAIFAGHPRIVIPAVYPEFCSKDVLTMDYIEGQSYAEYKATASPAEIDLAGETIYEMLAVSSLRHGLFQADPHPGNYIFRNGQVYFLDFGFCKEWSKEFVSQWKRQTRAVLNNDLAAFSDATEKLGMRLQEGRMNYEQMLRGFRNSVERFLLEDRPFRLTTEFVKEVNRDLQKHALSAQGLFVSPEMLAQGRLFWGQNSLYADLGCNVNFHRIILSVLNEGEHP; translated from the coding sequence GTGGTGGGGTTGGACCTCCACGATGCGCCCGATCGAGTCCGGAACGCGGCCCAACAGAGCGACATCAAAGCCTGGGTCGTTCAAAATGAAAAAGTCCTCGCCGACTGGCCCGGCCTGTTCGAGGGAGCCCGCCTCGTCCTGCTCTTGAACGATCCCCCAACGCTTCCACCCGGCGACCAGGTGATCCCCTACCGTCGACTGCTGGACGGTCCGGCGTTGAGTCCCGTCCCCTGGCCCAACCCGGACGACCTGGCCACCCTTATTTTCACCTCCGGCACGACGGGCGAACCCAAGGGGGTGCCCTATACCCACCGCCAACTGACCCACGCGGTGCGGGCCATCGCGCGGGCCTACCGGGGCCTGCCCGAAGGTTTTCAGTCGCTCTGTTGGTTGCCTCTCTCCAATTTGTTCCAGCGAATGGTAAACCTCTGCGCCATGGAACGTGGCGCTGTCATCACGTTTGTGCCCCACCCCAACCAATTGGTGGAGAGCCTGCCGCTGGTCCGGCCGGAATTGCTGATCGGCGTGCCCCGCTTCTACGAAAAGCTGGAGGCAGGCATCCGCAACGCGGTGGCCGCCAAACCCTGGGGCGTTCAGGCACTCTTCCGCTGGAGCCTGGCGGTGGGAGCCGCCTACCGGACTGGTCGGCACGCCCATAACACCCTGAGGTTTTTTCTCTGGCCCCTGTATCAAACCCTAGACGGGCTGGTGTTGCGTGTTGTGCGGCAGCGGTTTGGGGGACGGCTCCGTTATTTGGTGTCCGGAGCGGCGGCCTTGAATCCCAAGACCATCCAGTTCTTCTGGGGTTTGGGGCTGTCGACCCTGGAGGCCTACGGCACCAGCGAAAACGCCATCCCTATCGCGTTAAACCGGCCGGGGGCTTTTGCTTTCGGAACAACAGGTCAACCGCTGGGGCCCAACGAGGTTCAGATCGGGCCGGACCGAGAAGTGCTCGTCAAGGGGCCCAGTCTTTTTACCGGCTATTGGAACCAACCGCGGGAGGCGTCTCTCTTTCAAGGGAGTTATTTTCGGACAGGGGACGAAGGCCGATGGGAGCCTGGCGGGTTCTTGAAACTCCTGGGCCGGTTGTCGGAGATCATCAAGACATCCACCGGGCGACGGTTGGCCCCGGGACCCATCGAACATCACTTCAAGGCAGTGCCTTTTGTCGATCAAGCCGTCGTCCTGGGCAACGGGCGGAAGGGCCCGGCTCTTTTGGTGACCATCGACCCGAGCCGTCTGGGCTTGACCGAAAACGCCGAAGGCGGGTTCTCTCCGGCCTTGAAAGAAAAAGTGGAGAAGGATTTGGTGGATCAAGCGGCTCGGCTGCCTTCCCTTTCACAACCCCTCGGTATCCTGGTGCTCCACCGGGCCTTTTCCGTCCTGCGGGGGGAAATCACTTCCAACCTTAAAATTCGACGGCGAGCAATTGAGCATCACTACGGTTCCATTCTCGACACCCTTTACGAGGAGGCCGTGGGCGCCTCCGGCCCCACGGTGTGGTTCCTTTCCTCCAGCGACACCCGGATGCAGGAGTTCGCCACCCTTCCTGTCCTCCATCGCTTGAAAACGAGTGTTATCCTCCGGTGGATCAGCTTGGGATTTTTTTTCCTCCGCGCGGGAGCCGCGTATGCCAAATACAGTTGGAACCTTTACCGCGCGCCCTGGAATTTCAAGAAATATCAATTCACCCTTTTTGAAACGCTCATTCGCCTGTTCCGCAACACGGTGGGCCCCCTGAAAGGCCCCCTGGTCAAAATCGGCCAAACCCTGAGTTTCGTCGACTTGGGGCTTCCCCCGGCCCTGCAAGGACTTTTGAGAGAGATCCAATACAAAACCCAGCCCCTCTCCGCGAAAATCATTCGAAACATTATTCGCCGATCCCTGGGGAAAGACCCGAGAGACCTTTTCCTCGATTGGCACGACATCCCTTTGGCCTCGGCCAGCATCAGTCAAATTCATCTGGCTCGGTTAAAAGATGGACGGCGCGTGGCGGTGAAGGTAAGGTATCCGGGCATCGAACAGATTGTGAAATCCGATTTGGTCGCCGTCAAGGCGCTCCTGCCCTTGGTTTCCGCCATGACGGGGGTTCGGAATGTTCGGGAAAATTTCGAGGAGGCCAAGCGCCTGCTTTTGGGCGAATGTGATTTTCGAAAAGAGTTGATTTTTATGAAACGGTTTAAAGCCATTTTCGCCGGCCACCCCCGTATTGTGATTCCCGCCGTTTACCCGGAGTTTTGTTCCAAGGACGTTTTGACGATGGACTACATCGAGGGGCAAAGTTATGCCGAATACAAGGCCACCGCGTCTCCTGCGGAAATTGACCTGGCCGGCGAGACCATCTATGAAATGCTCGCGGTGAGCTCCCTCCGTCACGGCCTTTTTCAGGCGGATCCCCACCCCGGAAACTATATATTCCGAAACGGCCAAGTCTATTTCTTGGATTTTGGTTTTTGCAAAGAGTGGTCAAAGGAATTCGTTTCCCAATGGAAGCGGCAGACTCGAGCCGTCCTCAACAACGACCTCGCCGCCTTTTCGGACGCCACGGAAAAACTCGGGATGCGCCTGCAGGAAGGCCGAATGAATTACGAACAAATGTTGCGCGGCTTTCGAAATTCGGTTGAGCGGTTCCTCCTCGAAGATCGCCCCTTTCGCCTCACAACCGAATTCGTCAAAGAAGTCAACCGGGACCTCCAAAAACACGCGCTCAGCGCCCAGGGACTTTTCGTCTCCCCGGAAATGCTCGCTCAAGGTCGGCTTTTTTGGGGTCAGAATTCCCTCTACGCGGACCTCGGGTGTAACGTGAACTTTCACCGCATTATTCTCTCTGTGCTTAACGAAGGGGAACACCCATGA